The Sporosarcina ureae genomic sequence ATTAAAAAAAGCAAAGGGAGATGGAATTATGTCATTGCTCGAGAAACTACAAACAAATGTCCTAACGGCAGATGGTGCAATGGGGACGATTTTATATTCTTACGGAATTGATTACTGTTATGAAGAACTAAACATAGAAAAGCCTGAAATTATAGAGCAAATTCACCAAGATTACATCACAGCCGGTGCAGATATTATCCAGACAAACACTTATAGTGCGAACGCAAACAAATTAGCTCGCTACGGTCTAGAAAGTCATGTTACAGAATTCAATAAGGCAGCTATGAAAATTGCAAAACGTGCAGCGGCACCTGGCGGGCAATTTGTACTTGGAACAATAGGCGGCTTGCGGGGGATACGTAAAAGCGATGCTACATTGGATGAAATAGAAAAAGTCGTACTAGAACAAGCCAATGCATTATTGGCAGGTGATCCTGATGGTCTTCTATTAGAGACGTATTATGACTTTGAAGAGTTATCATCCGTAGTTACAACATTAAAGAAAATCACGGATGTCCCATTGATTGCACAAGTTTCTATGCATGATCCCGGCGTATTGCAGAACGGACTTTCATTAAACGCCGCACTTCATCAGCTCGAGTCTCTTGGAGCAGATATCGTAGGAGTCAATTGTCGATTAGGTCCTTACCACACGATTCAAGCATTCGATAATGTGACATTACCGGAAAAAGCATTTTTATCCGCATATCCAAACGCCAGTCTATTAGATGTTGAGGATGGCCGTATTGTCTATGAATCAGAAGCAGAATACTTTGGACGCGCTGCCGTATTACTTCGTGATCAAGGCGTTCGGCTGATTGGTGGATGTTGCGGGACAACACCTAAGCATATTAAAGCTGCGAAAACACAGTTAGCGCGACTGACACCTATCACAGAAAAGGTTGTACAACCGGCAAAACCTATCGTGATTCATGAAGCGGGTCCTGCAAAACATCAACCTCTTCATGAAAAAGCGAAAACAGAGCGTACAGTAATTGTAGAACTAGATACACCACGCCACTTGGAAACGGACGATTATATCAAAGGTGCAAATATGTTATATGACGCTGGAGTTGACGCTATAACAATGGCAGATAATTCACTTGCTTCCCCTCGCATCAGCAACATGGCGATGGGCTCGATCGTTAAGATGCAACATAATATCCGCCCGCTTGTACATTTAACGTGTCGGGATCACAATCTTATCGGCTTACAATCACATTTGATGGGGCTTGATGCATTAGGTATTCACGATATCCTAGCTGTAACAGGCGATCCGACAAAAGTTGGGGACTTCCCCGGTGCTACAAGTGTCTACGATGTATCCAGCATGGAGTTATTGCAATTGATTAAGAAATTGAATGAAGGGATTTCATTCTCTGGTAAGCCGTTGCGCAAGAAAGCCAGCTTCTCCATTTCAGCAGCTTTCAATCCGAACGTACGTGTAATCGATCGTGCTGTACAACGGCTTGAGAAGAAAATTGAAGCGGGTGCGGACTATTTCATCACTCAGCCAGTTTATACGAAAGAAAAGATTATCGATGTATATGAAGCAACAAAACACTTGGATACACCGATCTTCATCGGTATCATGCCATTGACGAATATACGAAATGCAGAGTTCCTGCATCACGAGGTACCGGGCATCAAGCTTTCAGAAGATGTGTTGGAAAGAATGCGTGAATGCGGAGAGGATCGCGAAAGATCAACTGAAACAGGTCTTGAAATCGCAAAAGAATTGATAGATACAGCGGCACAATATTTTAATGGGCTGTATCTCATCACACCATTCCTGCGCTACGATATGACATTAGAGTTGTATGAGTATATTAAGAAAATAGACCAGCAGAAGGAGAGGGAATTAACACATGCAGAGACATCCTATTGAAGAACAACTAGATAAACGAATCCTGATCATTGATGGTGCGATGGGGACGATGCTGCAAGCGGAAGATTTCTCGACGGAAGACTTCGGCGGAGAAGAATATGATGGATGTAATGAATACATGAGTGTGTTGCGCCCCGACGTCTTGGAGAAAATTCACGATGAATATTTAGAAGCCGGTGCTGATATCATTTGTACGAATACATTTGGCGGCACTCCCCTAGTACTAAATGAATTTTCACTTGGTCATCGTGCAGATGAAATTAATGCAAAGTCTGTAGAGATAGCGAAAAAAAGTGCGGCGAAGTTTTCTACTCCAGAATGGCCACGTTTTGTCGCAGGTGCGATCGGACCTACGACAAAAACGCTTTCGGTCACGGGCGGTATTACGTTCGATGAACTATCCAATGATTTTTATGTACAGGCTAAAGCGCTTATAGAAGCAGGCAGTGATTTGATACTGATGGAAACGAGTCAGGATATGCTGAATGTGAAAGCTGGAACAATTGGTATTAAAAAGGCATTTGAAGAGCTTGGACGCGAAATTCCTATCATGATTTCAGGTACGATCGAACCGATGGGTACAACACTTGCTGGACAAAGTATTGAAGCATTCTATATTTCCATTGAACACGTCCATCCACTTTCGGTGGGTTTAAACTGTGCGACAGGTCCAGAATTCATGACGGACCATTTGCGTTCATTATCGGACTTAGCGACAAGCTACGTAACCTGCTATCCAAATGCGGGATTGCCAGATGAGGAAGGACATTATCATGAATCTCCTGAATCACTATCGAAAAAACTGGAAGGCTTCGCTGAAAAAGGTTGGTTGAACATGGTGGGCGGCTGCTGCGGTACAACGCCTGATCATATTCGCGCAATACGTGAGGTAGTTAAAGATAAGGCTCCACGCAAGATGCCCGAAAACCCTCATGGTCATGCTATTTCAGGGATTGAACCTTTGCTTTACGACGATACATTGCGTCCATTATTAATTGGTGAACGTACAAACGTTATCGGTTCACGTAAATTCAAACAACTAATTGTAGAGGAAAAGTTTGAAGAAGCTGCTGAAATCGCACGAGCACAAGTAAAACGTGGTGCTCACGTATTAGATATTTGTCTTGCGAACCCTGACCGTGATGAATTGTACGATATGACTCGTTTCATGAAAGAAGTCGTGAAAAAAGTCAAAGTTCCTCTTGTCATCGACTCTACGGACGAAAACGTTATTGCGGAGGCGCTGAAATTTTCGCAAGGTAAAGCAATCATTAACTCTATTAACTTAGAAGATGGTGAAGAACGCTTTGATGCTGTACTTCCTTTAGTAAAAAAATATGGAGCAGCTGTCGTTGTAGGAACGATTGATGAAATCGGGATGGCAGTTACGAGAGAACGTAAACTAGAAGTCGCCTTGCGTTCTTATGATTTACTCGTCAATAAATGGGAGATCCCACCAGAAGATATCATTTTTGATCCACTTGTCTTCCCTGTTGGTACAGGCGACGCGCAATACATCGGATCAGCGGTGGAGACGATTGAAGGAATTCGATTAATCAAAGAAAAACTACCGCGCACCTTAACGACTCTCGGTGTCAGCAACGTATCTTTCGGGTTACCTCCTGTTGGTCGTGAAGTGTTGAATGCCGTGTATTTGTATCACTGTACACAAGCAGGTCTAGATTATGCGATTGTAAATACAGAGAAACTTGAACGCTTTGCATCGATTCCAGAAGCAGAAATCAAGCTGGCAAACGACTTGCTGTTTACAACAACTGATGAAACATTAGCAGAGTTTACGGATTTCTATCGTGGGAAGAAAAAAGAAAAGTCAGAAGATGACATTCCAAAAACCGTGCCTGATCGTCTTGCATACTATGTAGTGGAAGGTACAAAAGAAGGTTTAATTCCTGACTTGGAAACAGCTTTAAAGACATATGATGAACCACTCGATATCATCAATGGTCCTTTAATGAAAGGAATGGCTGAAGTTGGACGACTATTCAATGATAACCAACTGATCGTAGCTGAAGTTCTTCAAAGTGCTGAAGTCATGAAAGCTTCTGTTTCCTATCTTGAACAATTTATGGATAAGAAAGAAGACGATAGTGGGAAAGGCAAGATTATTCTTGCAACTGTAAAAGGTGACGTACATGATATCGGAAAAAACCTCGTGGAAATCATCTTAAGTAATAACGGATTTAAAGTAATAGACATCGGGATTAAAGTTACTCCAGCTGCATTAATTGAAGTGATTCGTAAAGAAAAACCAGACATCGTAGGACTATCAGGACTTCTTGTAAAGTCTGCACAACAGATGGTGTTGACGGCACAGGACTTTAAGGCAGCAGGAATTGACACACCGGTAATGGTAGGTGGAGCTGCATTAACAAGACGCTTTACTGAAACAAAGATTGCACCCGAGTATGACGGCCCTGTTATTTTTGCAAAAGACGCGATGCAAGGCCTTGATTTAGCAAACCGTCTCCAAAGTAATGACAAAGGCACGCTACTCGAGGAATTAGCAGATAGTATAGAGAAACGTGAAACCAATGATGCGATTAAAGCAAGTCGAGATACTTCAGCGGTTGCAGTGAAGCCACGTCCTGTGAAAACGGTACGCACCGATGTTCCTGTATTCACCCCAACTGATTTACGCAGACGGGTCGTGAAAGATTACTCGGTTGCCCACCTACATCCTTACGTAAATATGCGTACACTTATTGGTCACCACTTAGGCCTACGAGGAAATGTCGATAAAATGCTTGAAAGAAAAGAAGAACGCGCAGTACAACTTCATGACATGGTGACTGGATTCTTGAAGTCCGACAAGATGAGAGCTTCCGGTATTTATCAATTCTTCCCAGCCCAAGCAGACGGCGATGACGTAATCATTTATGATCCGAAAGATTCAAAAACTGAAATTGAACGATTTACGTTCCCGCGTCAAGAAAAAGACCCATTCCTATGTTTGGCTGATTACTTGAAAACAGTGCAAAGTGGCGAAATGGACTACGTTGCATTCATGCAAGTGACCGCTGGTAAAGGGGTCCGTGATTATGCAAACAAACTGAAGGAAGAAGGAAAATTCCTTGAAAGCCACGCATTCCAAGCAACTGCATTGGAATTAGCGGAAGGTTTCGCTGAACGGATTCACCAAGAAATTCGTGATCAATGGGGATTCCCTGACCCAACAGACTTTACCATGCTCGAACGTTTCGCAGCTAAATACCAAGGTCAGCGATTCTCATTCGGCTACCCTGCTTGTCCAAATCTAGAAGATCAAGCTAAACTCTTCGGCCTCATCAAACCGGAAGATCACGGCGTCGTGCTAACCGAAGAATTCATGATGGAACCAGAAGCATCCGTATCAGCCATCGTCTTCGCACACCCCGACGCACGATACTTTAACGCATAACCCTAATGCTAAAAGCGCCGTCTAGACTCGACAGGCGTTGGAGGAAATAAAAGAATCCGCCATCTCTGAAATACTAGAGTTGGCGGATTCTTCGTATTAAAAAATGATTAGCGGCATCTTCTGCGGCGGTGACAACCTTCGCCACCCCACATACCTCCATATCCCGGCCCTCTTCCTGGCATGATAGTAGAGCCCATAACATTTTCAGTAGTTTCTGTATAGTAGTGCTGTGGCACACCGACTACGTGGTGTCGATTCACATTCACGATCGGATGAATAAATGGCATTTCCTGTTTAGTGAAGCAATCGTTAAAGCGATATTGCGGTGGGCAAAAAACGGGTTGAAAACCTTGCTGACCATGCATACCTTGATGATGCTGATGGTGTCCCCATCCCTGCTGACCATGTCCGCCTGACATTCCACAATGTCCTTGATTCATTTCTCCACCTCCTTATACCTTATTACATGCGAGCTAACACATTTGTTACGGGCTACCGCCATAGTATAGTGAAAAATAAATAGCAATGACCTTTATCATTAGAGATAAAAGTCATTGCTATTTTGTTAATAAGCTATTTATAACTCACAGCTTCTCCGTATAGAAGGCTACTCATAACCTAGACTATTTTCTATTGATTCTGGTTTCTTCACAATAAATTTACACCCGTTTAATGCGCTATGGACCGGAGCACCTTCACCTACCATATTCTCAGAGTGTAAAAAGTCAGAGTCGCGACGCAACGCCAGCTCAGCTGGATGAATGTATTGGCGTTTCATACCTTTCCACTCCTTCTTTTTTATATGATATGATGCACAAGACAAATCGATCCTAATCATCTTCTCTTATATACTAACCACAAAGTAATTCACTCTATTCAGTTTAATGAGCATGAGTGAAGTTAAAACTATGTGGGTATAGTACGATATCACCTATTTTTAAAGGAGAGAATATATATGAAACGAAATAGAATTATACTATTTGATGGCGAATGTAACTTCTGTGATGCAAGCGTTCAGTTTATTATTAAACGTGATCCATACAAACACTTTTCATTCGCTTCGTTACAAGATGATGTAGGTAGAAAACTTCGTAAGGACTATCAAATTCCTGACAACGTTGATAGCTTAGTATTGATCGAAAATGGGAAAGCTTATACAAAGTCAGGCGCAGCCTTGCGTATCGCAAAAAAACTGGATGGTTTATGGCACTTGGCATTTCTATTCGTAGTCATCCCACCAGCAATCCGCGATATCGTCTACGACTATGTTGCAACAAACCGATATAAATGGTTCGGTAAAAAGGAATTATCCTGCATGTTGCCTTCACCTGAGGACCGTCAACGTTTTATGGCATGAAGTGTTTAATCATTATAAAGCCCTGATGCAGTAAATAAAAAAACTGAAAACAAACTCCCATTTTTTGAGAGTTGCTTCCAGTCCTAGCCTTCCTATTGCATGGAAGGCTTTTTTATGAAGTAAATTCCTTATATTCCTCGTCGGTAAAAGCACGAGATCTAGTTAAGAAACGTTTCCCTTCCACTCCTTCGAGCGAAAACATTCCCCCACGTCCGTCGACTACATCAATAATCAGTTGCGTATGTTTCCAATACTCAAACTGGCTTTTCATCATATAGAATGGCATACCACCAATATGACCAAGCAAGATATCCTGATTACCTACAATCAAATCTCCGTCTTCGTAACACATCGGAGAAGATCCATCACAGCAACCGCCAGACTGATGGAACATCAAAGGACCGTGCTTATCTTTTAACAATTTTATAAGAACCAACGCTTTTTCTGTTGCGATTACTCGATCTGGCATAGGATTTCCTCCATTCACTTTGAATCCTCCAGATAGATTCGATTAAAAGAATCCTAGTTTACTTTCGTCGTAACTAACGAGCATGTTCTTCGTCTGCTGATAATGTGCCAGCATTTGCAAGTGATTTTCACGTCCGATCCCTGAAGCTTTATAGCCACCAAATGCAGAGTGTGCCGGATACGCATGATAACAGTTCGTCCATACGCGTCCTGCCTGAATTCCGCGACCGAAGCGGTACGCCGTATTCATATCACGCGTCCATACACCTGAACCTAGTCCATATAATGTGTCGTTCGCAATTTCTAACGCTTCTTCTTTATCTTTGAATGTTGTAACCGCTACTACGGGACCGAAAATCTCTTCTTGGAAGATCCTCATTTTATTATGCCCTTTAAATACAGTCGGCTTCACATAATACCCCTCTGCAAGATCCCCTTCGAGTTTGTTCTGCTCTCCACCCGTCAGACATTCTGCGCCTTCTTGTTTTCCGATATCCAAGTAGGAAAGAATTTTTTCCAGTTGTTCAGTAGATGCCTGAGCACCCATCATGACTGTTGGATCCAATGGATTACCCGTCTTGATCGCTTTAACACGCTCAAGTGCACGTTCCATAAACTTGTCGTAAATGGATTCCTGAATTAGCGCTCGGGACGGACATGTACAGACCTCCCCTTGATTCAAGGCGAACATAACAAAACCTTCGACTGCTTTGTCAAGGAACGCATCATCTTTCGCCATTACATCTTCAAAGAAAATGTTCGGGGATTTCCCGCCCAGTTCTAATGTGACCGGAATCAAGTTTTGAGAAGCGTACTGCATGATCAGACGACCTGTTGTCGTCTCGCCAGTAAAAGCGATTTTATTAATTCTAGGATTGGACGCTAGGGGTTTTCCGGCTTCCAGTCCAAAACCGTTGACGACGTTTAAAACACCTGCTGGTAGTAAATCTTCGATTAATTCTACCAATACCAAAATAGACGCTGGTGTTTGCTCAGCTGGTTTTAACACGATACAGTTTCCTGCCGCCAATGCCGGGGCAAGTTTCCATACTGCCATTAGAATCGGGAAGTTCCAAGGAATAATCTGACCCACGACTCCTAATGGCTCATGGAAATGGTAGGCTACTGTGTCGTTATCAATTTGACTGACTCCGCCTTCTTGTGCACGAATTGCAGAAGCAAAGTATCTGAAATGATCTACTGCAAGTGGAAGATCGGCATTCAACGTTTCACGGACAGCTTTTCCGTTATCCCATGTTTCAGCTACAGCCAGCATTTCCAAATTCTCTTCAATACGATCTGCTATCTTCAGTAATATATTCGAACGTTCAGTAACTGATGTTTTTCCCCATGCATCTTTCGCCGCATGAGCAGCATCCAGAGCCAGTTCAATGTCTTCTTCCGTAGATCTCGCCACCTGGGTAAATACCTTACCTGTAACTGGTGTTGGATTATCGAAATACTGGCCTTTTACTGGTGCCGTCCACTTACCACCAATAAAATTATCATAGCGTTCCTTGAACTGAACTTTTGAACCTTCTGTATTCGGATTTGCATAAACTAGATTTTCTGAAGCTTGTACCATACTGCGTCACACTCCCTGTTCTCTCATTTTTCTATTAGTCTAGTGCAATCATTTTTGCACACAGAGCTACTATACGAATCTCTATAGAACTTTATGCGAATTGAATGCGCTTACATGTAGTATCTTTTATAATAGCGGAAGATTCCATTTCTTTCAACTAAATACTTTTCACTTTAAATATACGGCAGAAGTTTCGCCAATTACACTGGCTGGAACTAACTTATTTACTATTCATAATCCAACTGTGCGATAAAAAAATTCAATGTAGAATATTTTCATTCTATACTTTCGAAAGAAAAAACCCTGTTTTCCCCTATATAAGCGGTAAAACCAGGGTCTTTTATTCCCAAGAAAAGAGTATAGATGCCAAGATTGATTTATAAAGCTCAATCCCTATCCACTCACATAGTGCAGGTCAGACAAATAGAAATCGCTTATTCCATTAGTTGTGTTGTCATTCTTTATCGTTCAATCGTCTCTTTATATGATTTTCTATCTGAGGAAAGCTTTGTAACACGCACCTTCAAGTTTCGAATAGAATCCTCGGTCAACTCCAATTTACCTTCCTTATGATGCTTCTTCCACTCTTTAACGTTTTTTCTATATAGTTTCTCTGAAAGATGATAAATATCAACGTCTATTGTTAAAGCATCCTCATACGTTTCCTTAATTTCACTTTCCACCACTTTTTCTATCTCTTTCCGAATTCGATCTGTCGTAATATCTTTTCCCATTTCACTGACAGTTGCCGATAAATCGACATTAATATCAAACTTCACTTCTCCCTTTCCAGTAATCGGCTTGATTTTCACCTTCACCTTATCAATGATCATCGTAAAATAATTTCCTCCGTCCAATTTAAAGGTAACTTGGCCCCTTTTCGTATTATTTGACATCCATTGTATTCCTCGGGCTTTGTCACCTGAGATAAATCCCTTGAAGCTGGTAGGGGTAATTACACCCACCCCTGACAAAACCGGTGCTTTAATAGGCTCCTGCATAGACTTCCAATTTTCCTCCACTGAAATTAATGGAATCATCGCCTCATGGCCAGGCTCATCCAGTCCGATTAGTAACTGTCGAATATTTAGTGGCTGTATGAAAGATTCTTGTTCATAGGAGTTCTTGGGATCACCAAGCTTAGACAATGTGATTGATTTATTAAGAACGGGTCTTAATAAAAGAACATCTTGCACGGGATCTTTCGTGGTGTACAGCCAAATTTGATATCTTGTTTCCTTATAGCGAATAAAACTATCAATAACCGGACTTAATTTCCCTTTAACCATCACGTCTTCTGATGCAACAATATAAGAAAGATGACCCCAAAACAATTTTTGATCTACTGAATGATATAATTCAAAAAGCGCTTCATCCATTGTATTGCCTGTGGCATGTCCAACTTCCGCTTGCACGGCTCCGATATCAATGGGTTGCTCGCTATTTGCTGTATTAGCAAAACTGACAAGTTGCACATACACTTCGTATTTTCCATCCTTAAAATCCACACCGACCCCATTGATATAAAGCATTCTTTCCGGCTCATTAGAATCCACACAGCCAGAAAGAACTGCTGAAAGGATTGCCAAAACTAGCGCAAGTATACGTGCAGTCATTTTCCACCTTCTTTGTTCCGTGTTTTATCCTTGGGACTTAGCATATTCGGACGCTTTTTATATTGTTTGGGATATAAACGCAAAAGCGACTTCTGTATGGTCTCCCAGCTTAAATCCGTCGCAATATTCATGTAAGGCACCCCGAATGTTCGAATACTAGCTAAGTATAGAACGGTAAAATAGAGCGCCATAAGGAATCCAAACAGTCCAAAAAAGGACGTTAAGATAATGAAAAATATACGTAGTATACTCACGGATCCCACCAACGATTGGTTAACCAACGTAAATGTCGAAATCGTTGAAGCCGCTATAACGACAATCATAGCGGGACTTGTAATTCCTGCCCGAATGGCGGCATCTCCAATAATTAACCCACCCACAACGCCAATCGTTCCTCCAAGTGCAATTGGAAGACGTAAGCCTGCCTCACGAAATAATTCAAACATGAGTAGCATGAGTAGCATTTCAAGTGTTGTAGGCAACGGCAGTCCCGTATTAGCTTTCACGACTGTCGCTAATAATAGAAGGGGCAATTGATCTTGATGAAATGTTGTTAATGCGAGCCAAAGTGCCGGTAAAGTTATACCTATCGACAAACCAAAAATACGCAATATTCGTTCCAACGAACTATAAATAGCTATATTCTCATTATCATCACTTGTTTTAACAAGTAAAAACAGGTTTATGGGCAAAATTACAGCATAGGCCGCCCCATCAACAAAAATGAGAAATCTACCTCTTGCTAGGGATTGAATCGCATTATCGGGTCGACCTGTATAGTTAGTTCTTGGGAAGAGTACGCCCTTAATATCCATACTCTCCATCAGTAAGTCCGGGCTGAATACGATATCCATATCAACTTTTTTTATCTGGTTTTTTATACTATTTAACGTCTCTTTACTAGCGATATCGTCAAAATATAGAAGAGCTACTGTCGTTTTAGTTCGCTTCCCCAATTCAAATTTTTCCACACTCAATGAACTCGTTGGTAAACGCTTCCGGATTAGCGCGATATTGACCGAAACGTCTTCAATAAAATTATCCCTAGGCCCTTTAACCGGTGCTTCTAATTTTGTCTCTTCGGGATTTCGGTTTGGTTTTTTTGCAATATTACTTGAAAAGAGAAGACCAAACTCCTCAAAATATAGAAGCAAATTTCCGGTGTATACGAGTGTACCCGCTTCATTAATGTCTTCCACTCTTTTTAAATCCGGAATGTGTAATTGTGCTACAATGGCTTCTTCTGTCGTTACATCCTTCAAATGATTCATCATAAGCTGAACACGTTGAACAATGACTTCATTCAGTAATTGCTGATCGATCATGGCATTACATGTAATGAATACTACTGGACGTTCATTGAACGTGTACGATTGAAACTGAACATCCGCGGA encodes the following:
- the adh gene encoding aldehyde dehydrogenase, with product MVQASENLVYANPNTEGSKVQFKERYDNFIGGKWTAPVKGQYFDNPTPVTGKVFTQVARSTEEDIELALDAAHAAKDAWGKTSVTERSNILLKIADRIEENLEMLAVAETWDNGKAVRETLNADLPLAVDHFRYFASAIRAQEGGVSQIDNDTVAYHFHEPLGVVGQIIPWNFPILMAVWKLAPALAAGNCIVLKPAEQTPASILVLVELIEDLLPAGVLNVVNGFGLEAGKPLASNPRINKIAFTGETTTGRLIMQYASQNLIPVTLELGGKSPNIFFEDVMAKDDAFLDKAVEGFVMFALNQGEVCTCPSRALIQESIYDKFMERALERVKAIKTGNPLDPTVMMGAQASTEQLEKILSYLDIGKQEGAECLTGGEQNKLEGDLAEGYYVKPTVFKGHNKMRIFQEEIFGPVVAVTTFKDKEEALEIANDTLYGLGSGVWTRDMNTAYRFGRGIQAGRVWTNCYHAYPAHSAFGGYKASGIGRENHLQMLAHYQQTKNMLVSYDESKLGFF
- a CDS encoding spore germination protein, coding for MKSDEKEIDINSMKQLFLKSADVQFQSYTFNERPVVFITCNAMIDQQLLNEVIVQRVQLMMNHLKDVTTEEAIVAQLHIPDLKRVEDINEAGTLVYTGNLLLYFEEFGLLFSSNIAKKPNRNPEETKLEAPVKGPRDNFIEDVSVNIALIRKRLPTSSLSVEKFELGKRTKTTVALLYFDDIASKETLNSIKNQIKKVDMDIVFSPDLLMESMDIKGVLFPRTNYTGRPDNAIQSLARGRFLIFVDGAAYAVILPINLFLLVKTSDDNENIAIYSSLERILRIFGLSIGITLPALWLALTTFHQDQLPLLLLATVVKANTGLPLPTTLEMLLMLLMFELFREAGLRLPIALGGTIGVVGGLIIGDAAIRAGITSPAMIVVIAASTISTFTLVNQSLVGSVSILRIFFIILTSFFGLFGFLMALYFTVLYLASIRTFGVPYMNIATDLSWETIQKSLLRLYPKQYKKRPNMLSPKDKTRNKEGGK
- a CDS encoding thiol-disulfide oxidoreductase DCC family protein, encoding MKRNRIILFDGECNFCDASVQFIIKRDPYKHFSFASLQDDVGRKLRKDYQIPDNVDSLVLIENGKAYTKSGAALRIAKKLDGLWHLAFLFVVIPPAIRDIVYDYVATNRYKWFGKKELSCMLPSPEDRQRFMA
- a CDS encoding bifunctional homocysteine S-methyltransferase/methylenetetrahydrofolate reductase translates to MSLLEKLQTNVLTADGAMGTILYSYGIDYCYEELNIEKPEIIEQIHQDYITAGADIIQTNTYSANANKLARYGLESHVTEFNKAAMKIAKRAAAPGGQFVLGTIGGLRGIRKSDATLDEIEKVVLEQANALLAGDPDGLLLETYYDFEELSSVVTTLKKITDVPLIAQVSMHDPGVLQNGLSLNAALHQLESLGADIVGVNCRLGPYHTIQAFDNVTLPEKAFLSAYPNASLLDVEDGRIVYESEAEYFGRAAVLLRDQGVRLIGGCCGTTPKHIKAAKTQLARLTPITEKVVQPAKPIVIHEAGPAKHQPLHEKAKTERTVIVELDTPRHLETDDYIKGANMLYDAGVDAITMADNSLASPRISNMAMGSIVKMQHNIRPLVHLTCRDHNLIGLQSHLMGLDALGIHDILAVTGDPTKVGDFPGATSVYDVSSMELLQLIKKLNEGISFSGKPLRKKASFSISAAFNPNVRVIDRAVQRLEKKIEAGADYFITQPVYTKEKIIDVYEATKHLDTPIFIGIMPLTNIRNAEFLHHEVPGIKLSEDVLERMRECGEDRERSTETGLEIAKELIDTAAQYFNGLYLITPFLRYDMTLELYEYIKKIDQQKERELTHAETSY
- a CDS encoding DUF779 domain-containing protein, with amino-acid sequence MPDRVIATEKALVLIKLLKDKHGPLMFHQSGGCCDGSSPMCYEDGDLIVGNQDILLGHIGGMPFYMMKSQFEYWKHTQLIIDVVDGRGGMFSLEGVEGKRFLTRSRAFTDEEYKEFTS
- the metH gene encoding methionine synthase — encoded protein: MQRHPIEEQLDKRILIIDGAMGTMLQAEDFSTEDFGGEEYDGCNEYMSVLRPDVLEKIHDEYLEAGADIICTNTFGGTPLVLNEFSLGHRADEINAKSVEIAKKSAAKFSTPEWPRFVAGAIGPTTKTLSVTGGITFDELSNDFYVQAKALIEAGSDLILMETSQDMLNVKAGTIGIKKAFEELGREIPIMISGTIEPMGTTLAGQSIEAFYISIEHVHPLSVGLNCATGPEFMTDHLRSLSDLATSYVTCYPNAGLPDEEGHYHESPESLSKKLEGFAEKGWLNMVGGCCGTTPDHIRAIREVVKDKAPRKMPENPHGHAISGIEPLLYDDTLRPLLIGERTNVIGSRKFKQLIVEEKFEEAAEIARAQVKRGAHVLDICLANPDRDELYDMTRFMKEVVKKVKVPLVIDSTDENVIAEALKFSQGKAIINSINLEDGEERFDAVLPLVKKYGAAVVVGTIDEIGMAVTRERKLEVALRSYDLLVNKWEIPPEDIIFDPLVFPVGTGDAQYIGSAVETIEGIRLIKEKLPRTLTTLGVSNVSFGLPPVGREVLNAVYLYHCTQAGLDYAIVNTEKLERFASIPEAEIKLANDLLFTTTDETLAEFTDFYRGKKKEKSEDDIPKTVPDRLAYYVVEGTKEGLIPDLETALKTYDEPLDIINGPLMKGMAEVGRLFNDNQLIVAEVLQSAEVMKASVSYLEQFMDKKEDDSGKGKIILATVKGDVHDIGKNLVEIILSNNGFKVIDIGIKVTPAALIEVIRKEKPDIVGLSGLLVKSAQQMVLTAQDFKAAGIDTPVMVGGAALTRRFTETKIAPEYDGPVIFAKDAMQGLDLANRLQSNDKGTLLEELADSIEKRETNDAIKASRDTSAVAVKPRPVKTVRTDVPVFTPTDLRRRVVKDYSVAHLHPYVNMRTLIGHHLGLRGNVDKMLERKEERAVQLHDMVTGFLKSDKMRASGIYQFFPAQADGDDVIIYDPKDSKTEIERFTFPRQEKDPFLCLADYLKTVQSGEMDYVAFMQVTAGKGVRDYANKLKEEGKFLESHAFQATALELAEGFAERIHQEIRDQWGFPDPTDFTMLERFAAKYQGQRFSFGYPACPNLEDQAKLFGLIKPEDHGVVLTEEFMMEPEASVSAIVFAHPDARYFNA
- a CDS encoding Ger(x)C family spore germination protein; its protein translation is MTARILALVLAILSAVLSGCVDSNEPERMLYINGVGVDFKDGKYEVYVQLVSFANTANSEQPIDIGAVQAEVGHATGNTMDEALFELYHSVDQKLFWGHLSYIVASEDVMVKGKLSPVIDSFIRYKETRYQIWLYTTKDPVQDVLLLRPVLNKSITLSKLGDPKNSYEQESFIQPLNIRQLLIGLDEPGHEAMIPLISVEENWKSMQEPIKAPVLSGVGVITPTSFKGFISGDKARGIQWMSNNTKRGQVTFKLDGGNYFTMIIDKVKVKIKPITGKGEVKFDINVDLSATVSEMGKDITTDRIRKEIEKVVESEIKETYEDALTIDVDIYHLSEKLYRKNVKEWKKHHKEGKLELTEDSIRNLKVRVTKLSSDRKSYKETIER